CACCACGGCGCTGCTGGAGGTGGCTGCCCGTGTGAAATCACAGAAGTTCAGCACGAAGGTACCGTAGATAGCAACCCACAATGACGCGGCGCCCAGGATTTGCAGCCACATGGCACCGCCGCTGCTTTCAAAAGGGGCGGACCAGTGCAGAGTCCACTTGGCGCTGTAGAAGATCCATCCTGCCAAGGCAATGAAAGTCAACAGAATTACAGGTCCGGCAAAGGCCTCGTACTTTCGGATGCTCTCCATGCCCCAGCAGGCAATGAGCACCTGCACAATCCACAAGATGGAGAAGCTAAGCCACCCCAGCAATGGCAGGCCCAGTACAACTTGCTCTTTCAGCGACTGCAAGCCGGGAAACAGCGTGATCAGCATCACGTCGAGAACCATCGATGCCAGGTAGGTTTGAATGCCGAACCAGGCAATAGCGACTCCGCCGCGGATCAATGCAGGAATCTGCGCACCGCGTGTGCCAAAGCTGATGCGGCTCATCACCGGAAAGGGAATCCCTGTACGGGTCCCCATAAAGCCCGAGAGGGACAGCAGCACGAACAGAAATGCCGCACCCAGCAGAAGCGCCATCAGAATCTGGTGTCCTCCCAGCCCAAGCGTAAAAAGACCAATGGCAAACGCGTAGTTGCCGAGGCTGTGTACATCGTTGGCCCAAAGAGTGAACAGACTGTAGCTCCCCCAGGTACGCCCCTCCTTTGAGGTAGGAGCCAGATCGTGGTTGTACAGCGCCGGAGAAACTCCGGCCGGCAAGCCTTTATCTCGCTTTGAGCTTGTAGTGTTGGCCCCTGAGGCCAATGACTCACCATGGGTGTCCAGTACTAGGTTGTTCATATGCCGCCTTCCATCAGGGTGCTCCGTGGAGCCCCTTTGCCATGACCTCATTTCGGCTGAGCAGGTCATGCTTGTCTACCGTTATTAGCGGCTACGGGCGACGCAGGCCTGCAGCCATGTTTTCGCTGCTGAAGAGCTGTGATGCCTATGAAGCGAATCTGCCTCGTGTCCACCTGCTTCAGCAAGCTTGTTCAGAAATGCTTTGAACACATCACTGACATGCATGCAATGTATACAAGACATGAATTCAAGGCGCTAGTAGGAACCCTGGTTCTATCGGCCAGAGATATTGGTTCGATGGAGTCTTCAGATCGGAGGACGAACGGTCACTTGCAGGCGCAGCAAGCCCTGGCGTGCATTTCTGCCCCGGGCGAGGTGCTGAAACCTACACTTTGATCATGGCTGTTTTGCGTAGATACCTATCTATGAACCTCTACACGATCCGCGCAGTGCAAAGCCAGGTTGCTGTGCGTATCAAGAGGCCATAGAAAAGACTCTCGAATTCACACACCGGAATGAGTACCAGTAGTCACTGGTCAGTTGTTGCAAAGCTGGCATTCAGCCAGCGTCCATCGCCGCAATATCGCTCGCCAATGAGCAATCGGCACTGATGCTCCCATGGCTTTGAGATCAGTTGCGATGTCGGGCCGGGCAGAGACAGCTGCATTCACCAAGGTCGGCAGCAGTTGAGATAGATGGATTGCCCATTCGGCAGGTAATGCGCAGACGAGCGCCTTGTTGCGATCGGTGGCATTGGAAATTCTTGCTGGAAGACCATTCCACGATGCGATGGCTATCCATGTGGTTTCATGGCCCTCATTGAAATCGTTCCAGCCTCTATCTGCAACGCGAGCCATTCCAGGTCTTGGTCGAGGAACTGGCGTAGCGTCGGTGCCATGATTACCATGGACCGAGGCGGCTCCTCGATGAATGCTGCC
This region of Comamonas thiooxydans genomic DNA includes:
- a CDS encoding NCS1 family nucleobase:cation symporter-1; translated protein: MNNLVLDTHGESLASGANTTSSKRDKGLPAGVSPALYNHDLAPTSKEGRTWGSYSLFTLWANDVHSLGNYAFAIGLFTLGLGGHQILMALLLGAAFLFVLLSLSGFMGTRTGIPFPVMSRISFGTRGAQIPALIRGGVAIAWFGIQTYLASMVLDVMLITLFPGLQSLKEQVVLGLPLLGWLSFSILWIVQVLIACWGMESIRKYEAFAGPVILLTFIALAGWIFYSAKWTLHWSAPFESSGGAMWLQILGAASLWVAIYGTFVLNFCDFTRAATSSSAVVKGNFWGIPINMLIFGLIVVILTGGQLAIDGTLIQSPTDIVQNIPNKPLLMLASLSLLILTIAVNLMANFVAPALALANLMPRHLNFRRAALVSAVLGFVILPWNLYNSPLVIVYFLGGLGSFLGPLFGIVMADYWLIRKQRVNVPALYTHDPAGPYHYRNGINPKAIQALIPSSLISLLFAFLPTLQSLSQFSWFIAAGLGALFYWMVAPKGLTYDDQDGEAISVASAKH